Proteins from one Candidatus Cloacimonas sp. genomic window:
- a CDS encoding DUF4276 family protein has protein sequence MNLHLFVEGQSEEVFVNQVIAPYLLNFNIFTDCRCVQTSFDIKTGRKYKGGLGSYIKFKREICVALNQFTSSQERFSTFIDLYGLPSSFPAYNIAKQATTGIQQVKILEEAISKDLNDNRVIPYIQLYEFETIILCEPQKLSLAYINNSSKIQKLIKSIAGMEPEEINNGAATAPSKRIKRFIPEYNKVFATSQVTPNIELSLIRKRCPHFNEWLTKLEAIGK, from the coding sequence ATGAATTTACATTTGTTTGTGGAAGGGCAATCAGAAGAAGTTTTTGTTAATCAGGTTATAGCACCCTATCTGCTTAACTTTAATATATTTACGGATTGCAGATGTGTGCAAACAAGTTTTGATATAAAAACCGGTAGAAAATATAAAGGTGGCTTGGGAAGCTACATTAAATTCAAACGGGAGATTTGTGTTGCCTTAAATCAATTTACTTCTTCTCAAGAAAGGTTTTCCACTTTTATTGATTTATACGGTTTGCCTTCTTCATTTCCAGCTTATAATATAGCAAAACAAGCAACTACAGGTATTCAACAAGTGAAAATCCTGGAAGAAGCAATTAGTAAAGACCTCAACGACAATAGGGTTATTCCCTATATTCAACTTTATGAATTTGAAACAATTATTTTGTGTGAACCCCAAAAACTCTCTTTGGCATATATAAATAACAGTTCCAAAATACAAAAATTGATTAAATCCATTGCCGGAATGGAACCTGAAGAAATTAATAATGGAGCAGCCACTGCTCCGTCCAAAAGAATTAAAAGATTTATTCCTGAATATAATAAAGTGTTTGCTACAAGCCAAGTAACCCCGAATATAGAGCTATCTCTAATACGAAAAAGATGCCCGCATTTTAACGAATGGTTAACTAAACTGGAGGCAATAGGTAAATAA